Below is a genomic region from Deinococcus koreensis.
GACCAGCATCTGGAAGGGAGCGTCCAGATCGGCAGCCGGCGCGGGGATGTGCTCCAGCACCATGTCGAACAGCTCGTGCATGTCGTCCTGGGGCTTGTCGAGTTCCTTGAAGGCCTTGCCCTCGCGGGCGATGGCGTAGAGGATCGGGAAGTCGAGCTGGTCGTCACTTGCGCCCAGTTCGGCCATCAGGTCGAAGGTCAGGTTGACGACCTCTTCCGGACGGGCGTCCTGGCGGTCGATCTTGTTGATGACCACGATGGGCTTGAGGCCCAGCTCGATGGCCTTGCGCAGCACGAAGCGGGTCTGGGGCATGGGCCCCTCAGCGGCGTCCACCAGCACCAGGCAACCGTTGACCATGCCCAGCACGCGCTCGACCTCGCCGCCGAAGTCGGCGTGGCCGGGGGTGTCCACGATGTTGATCTTGATGCCCTGGTACTCCACGGCCGTGTTCTTCGCCAGGATGGTGATCCCGCGCTCTTTTTCCAGATCGTTGGAGTCCATGGCGCGCTCGGTGATCTCCTCACCGTGGCCGAGCTTCAGGGTCTGACGCAGCAGCGCGTCCACCAGCGTGGTCTTGCCGTGGTCGACGTGTGCGATGATCGCGATGTTCCGGTATTCCATAGTTCAGCTCCCTTGTCTGGAGCATTCAGCTTTCAGCGCTCTGCTATCAGCCATCTGCTCTGTCCATCTGCACTGTTAGGCATGAAAAAGCCCGCCACACGACTCGGGGCGGGTCACCCAAACGGAGATTTTAGCACATCCCGAACGATCTGACGTGGGGGCCGGTCTGGCGGCCCTGCCCACGGGGAGCCGCCGACCGGCTCCGCCAGCGTTCCCGTCGCAACCCCTGCAACTGAAAACCACCGGGTTTAAATCCGGTGGTCACCTCAGCGGGCGAGCCTCAGGCCAGGATCTGCGGCGGAGCCGGCTGACCGCGTTCGAACTGCACGCCGTCGTCGCCCAGCACCACGCGCACTTCCTCGCCCTCGTTGCCGATCAGCTCCAGGGCCAGGCCGTCCTCGATCTCCTCGCGCACCAGGGTGCGGAGCTGGCGGGTGCTGCCGACCGCGTGCTTGGGGCCACGGGCCTTGAGCTTGCCCACCAGCCAGGAGGCGATGGCCGGATCGAAGGTCACGGTCAGCTCGCGGCTCGCCAGCTCCTCGCGCATCTCGCCCATGAGCTGCTGGGCCACGCGCACCAGTTCCTCCTCGCCCAGCGACTTGAAGCGGATCACCTCGTCCAGCCGGTCGAGGAATTCCGGGGTGAAGATGTTGCGCAGCGGCGCGTTGTTGTCGGGCGTGACCGGCGAGAAGCCCACGGTCGGGCCCACGTTGAAGCCGGTGTTGCTGGTCATGATCAGGATGGTGCGGCGGAAGTCCACGGTGCGGCCCAGACCGTCGGTGAGGCGGCCGTCGTCGAGCACCTGCAGGAAGGTGTTGTAGACGTCCGGGTGGGCCTTCTCGATCTCGTCGAGCAGGATCACCGAGAAGGGCTGGCGGCGCACGGCCTCGGTCAGTCGGCCGCCCTGCTCGTAGCCCACGTAGCCGGGAGGCGAGCCGATCAGCTTGCTCACCGAGTGGCTTTCCTGGAACTCGCTCATGTCCACGCGGATCAGGGCGCGCTCCGAGCCGAAGAGGCTGCGGGCCAGGGCCTTGGCCAGGAAGGTCTTGCCGACCCCGCTGGGCCCCACGAACAGGAAGCTGGCGGCCACGCGGGTGCGCCCGCCCAGGCCCACGCGGGCGCGGCGCAGGGCCGAGCTGAGCGCCTTGATGGCGTCGGGCTGGCCGTACACCTGATCCTGCAGTTCCTTGTCGAGGTCGGCCAGTTGGGTGGCCGTCTCTTCAGAGTAGATGCCGCCCATGGAGTTGATCACAGCCTCCATGTCCTCGCGGGTGACCATCGGTTCGCCGTCGTCGTTCTCGGAGACCGGCAGGCCGACGCTCATGTTCAGACGCACGCGGCTGGCCGCCTCGTCGATCAGGTCGATGGCCTTGTCGGGGAAGTTGCGGCCGGGCAGGGAGCGCTCACCGATCCGCACGGCCAGTTCCAGCGCCTGATCCGGAATCTGCACGCCGTGGTGCTCCTCGTACTTGGGGCGCAGGCCGCGCAGGATCTGCAGGGTCTCTGCGGGGCTGGGCTCCAGCACGATGACCGGCTGGAAGCGGCGTTCCAGGGCGGCGTCCTTTTCGATGTAGCGGTGGTACTCGCCCGTGGTGGTCGCGCCGATGACCTGGATCTCACCGCGCGAGAGCGCCGGCTTGAGGATGTTCGCGGCGTCCAGCGTGCCCTCGGCGCCGCCGGCCCCGACCAGGGTGTGCAGCTCGTCGATGAAGGCGATCACCTTGGCGTTGCGCAGTTCCTCGATGATCTGGCGCAGCCGCTCCTCGAACTCGCCCCGGTACTTGGTGCCCGCGACCACGCCCGAAAGATCCAGGCTGACCAGCCGGACGCCGTGCAGGTTGGGCGGCGTGCGCTTCTCGAAGATCGCCAGGGCCAGCCCCTCGACGATGGCCGTCTTGCCCACGCCCGGATCGCCGATGAGCACCGGGTTGTTCTTGGTGCGGCGGGTGAGGATCTGGGTCACGCGGCGGATTTCCTCGGAACGGCCGATCACGGGGTCGAGCTTGCCCTCGCGCGCCCACTTGGTCAGGTCGCGGCCGTACTCGTCCAGAAAGGGCGTGGCGACCGGCTTGGCGGGCTTGCTGCCGCTGCCCTCGCCCTGCGCCAGGATGCGCCAGCGGATGGTGTCCACATCCTTGGTCAGCTCCTGCAGGATCCGGAAGGCCACGCCGTCGCCCTCGCGGATGATGCCCAGCAGGATGTGTTCGGTCGAGGTGACCTGGGCGCCCAGGCTTCTCGCCTCGGCCGAGGCCAGTTCCATGACCCGGCGGGCCCGCGGCGTAATGCTGGGGGCGTCGTTCAGGCGGTTGCCCTCGCCCCGGCCGATGATCTCCTCGACCCGGCGGCGCAGGCCGTCCAGACTGGCGCCGAACTCGGTCAGGATGGTCGCGGCGGTGCCGCCCTCGCGCATCAGGCCCAGCAGCAGGTGCTCTGGCCCCACCATCGCGTGGCCCAGCCGGTTTCCCTCTTCTCTTGCGTAGTGAAAAACCAGGCGGGCGCGGTCGTCATATCTGTTCATGGGGAACCCCCAATGGCGGAAGCGCAGGTAGAAGCGCGGGGCTGACAGGAATCGGGGCGGGCCTTGAGACGCTGCAGATCGGAACTGCGGGCGGGATGTACGGACTCCATTCAGTCTAGAGTATCGCCAGGGCGCAGGTCACGGCGCATCCAAACTCACGTTCTCCACGACCCCTGCGGCACAGGCCCCTCCCGAATCCACTGTAGCGAGCCGGGCCTGACGCCCATCTTTCGGGAGCCCTTACATTGACCGCATGAGCAACGAACCCTCCTCACCACCGGCCAGAGACATCATCTTCGGCGACCAGCAGGCCCGCATCCTGAAGCGGCTGGAGGGGCTGGACGACGACCTGGCCGCCTACATCCGTGACTTCGCCTACGACACCGTATACGACCACCCGGGCCTCGACCTGAAGACCAAGGAGCTGATCGCCTGCGCCCTGCTGGTCTCGCTGGGCAGTCCGCCGGAGCTGCGAACCCACCTGCGCGGCGCCCTGAACGCCGGGGCCACGGAGGCCGAACTCAGGAGCGCGCTGCTGATGTGCATCCCGTATCTGGGCTTTCCCCGAACCGTGGCCGGCTTCGAACAGTTGCGAGTCCACCTGCACGCAGGAACAGACCACAAAAAGGGTGAACCAGCCAGTCCGCCGGTTCACCCTGAAGAGGTGGAGCTTTAGAAGGTGTACTTCACGCCGAGGCGGGCCTTGAAAGCCGTGCCTGGGCGAACAAAGCGGTCGCTGTAGGTCTTGTAGTCAGCGTCACTCGTTTCGTAGGTGGCGGTGTTCGTGCCACCAGTGGCCAGAGTGTTGACCTGGTTGATATTGGAGTTGAAGAAGTAGTCGAAGCCCAGATCGCCAACCAAGCTCAGATTGCCCGTCAGGGCATAGCTGGCCATCGAACCGAAGCCGATACCGAAAGCATTGGCCGAGTAGGTCGATTTGTTCGAGCCGTAGTCCTCGGTGCTCTTAAACATCCCGTAGCGGCCACCAGCGTACACCAGAGTATCGATCCCCGGCGCAATTTCTCCGAGGCCATAGGTGGCGTCCAGGGAGACGACCGTATGGCTGCCATATTCCTTGGCATCCAATCCGCCGGCTGAGGTGGGCCGTTTGGCATCCGCAAAGGTGCCCAGACCGAGATCGCTGCTGTCACGGATCGCGTCCACGGGGCGGGTGTAGGCCACGCCGACCTTCACGCCGACCGGGCCAATCACGTTGGGCGAGTGGACGAACACTTCACCGCTCAGGCCGTTGGCATAGCCGCCGGTCAGGCCGAGTTCGATGGTCTGTGCCCCGGCGGTCGCGGCGGTCACGAGGGCAGTCATGGCAATGAGTCTCTTCATGCCTGGACTATGCGCTGCCCACCGAGCGCCGCAGATGAGAAACGTGGCGAGGCGGGTTGGCACGTTTTTTATGATCTGGTGGTCAATTCTCACCGGTTCGTCAGATTCTGGGGGCCGAGCAGGGTTGCCCAGTCACCTACTCGGCGCGAAGTGAATGGTCTGCTAAACTTGTACTCGGTATAATTTGTCATGCTGAGGTGACCGCGACCGACCTGTTCCCTATCTGTCACCCACGGAGGCCCGATGAAAATATTGACGCTCGTAAGACAAGTTCCCGACGCGGAAGCGCGGATCAAGATTCAAGGTCAGACGGTCGATCTGGACGGCACCACCGTCGTGATCGACGGCATGGACGAGTACGGGGTCGAGGAAGCCCTGCGGCTGCGTGAGGGCGGCGCCCAGGTCGAGGAGATCATTGCGCTGGCCATCGGCCCCAAACGCAACGAGGACGCCCTGCGGACGGCCCTGGCGATGGGCGTCGACCGTGCCATCCACATCGAGACGGACGCCCGCTACGACGCCGTGTCGCTGAGCGCCATGGTGGCCCAGGTGGCCCAGCAGGAGGGCGCCGGCCTCATTCTGGTGGGCGGCCAGGAGGCCGACTGGGACTCGCAGGCGCTGGGCGCGGCCACGGCCGAGCGCCTGGGCTGGCCGCAGCTCACCTGGACGAACGAACTGAAGGTCGAGGGCGACACCCTGAGCGGCCGCCACGACGTGGACGACGGCAACGAGAGCTTCCGCGCCAGCCTGCCGGCGGTCGTGACCACCCAGCAGGGCCTCAACGAGCCGCGCTACCCGACCTTGCCCAACATCATGAAGGCCAAGAAGAAGGAACTCCGCAAGGACGACCCGGCGAGCTATCCCTCCCAGAGCGCGGTGAGGCTCGTGGGGGCCGAGATCCAGACGCGGGCGCGGCGCAACCACATGATCGACGGCAAGGATCCCCAGGCCGCTGCCGCCGAACTGCTGAACCTCCTGAGAAACGAAGCGAAGGTGCTCGCATGATCCTGATTGTGGCTGAACACAGTGGCGGCTCGCTCGCCAAATCGACCCTGGAGATGGTCACCGCGGCCCGTGCCTCCGGCCGTGAGGGCCCCGTAACCCTTCTGGTGCTGGGCCAGGGCATCGGCGCCGTGGCGAAGGAGGCGGCGGCCGTCGCCGATCAGGTGCTGGTGGCGGATCTGCCCGCGCTGGCGACCTACAACGCCGAACTCTGGGCCGCCGCCGCCGCGCAGATCGCCCAGGAGGGCGAGGCGAACACCGTGATCATCGGTGGCAGCCGCAGCGGCCGCGAATTCGCCCCGCGCGTGGCAGTCAAGCTGGGCGCGCCCTATCTGGAAGACGCCATCAGCCTGAGCAGCGAGGGCGCGGCCCTGCGGGCGCAGCGCTACACCTACCTGGCGCGCGTCACCGAGACCGTGGAGGCCGAGGGGCCGGTCGTGGTCGTGAGCGTCAAGCCGGGATCGTTCCAGGCCGCCGCGCCCGCCGCCCAGGCCGGCGAGGAATACGACGTGGAACTGGAGCTGCCGGCCC
It encodes:
- a CDS encoding electron transfer flavoprotein subunit alpha/FixB family protein, with translation MILIVAEHSGGSLAKSTLEMVTAARASGREGPVTLLVLGQGIGAVAKEAAAVADQVLVADLPALATYNAELWAAAAAQIAQEGEANTVIIGGSRSGREFAPRVAVKLGAPYLEDAISLSSEGAALRAQRYTYLARVTETVEAEGPVVVVSVKPGSFQAAAPAAQAGEEYDVELELPAPRVEITGRSVEKSSRVALTEADVIVTGGRGVGSPENFAAYVEGFADAIGAGVGATRAVVDAGWRPYAEQVGQTGKTVQPGAYIALGVSGAVQHLSGMGKSKNIIAINKDAEAPIFKVADYGIVGDLNQIVPALIEAAKK
- a CDS encoding ATP-dependent Clp protease ATP-binding subunit; translated protein: MNRYDDRARLVFHYAREEGNRLGHAMVGPEHLLLGLMREGGTAATILTEFGASLDGLRRRVEEIIGRGEGNRLNDAPSITPRARRVMELASAEARSLGAQVTSTEHILLGIIREGDGVAFRILQELTKDVDTIRWRILAQGEGSGSKPAKPVATPFLDEYGRDLTKWAREGKLDPVIGRSEEIRRVTQILTRRTKNNPVLIGDPGVGKTAIVEGLALAIFEKRTPPNLHGVRLVSLDLSGVVAGTKYRGEFEERLRQIIEELRNAKVIAFIDELHTLVGAGGAEGTLDAANILKPALSRGEIQVIGATTTGEYHRYIEKDAALERRFQPVIVLEPSPAETLQILRGLRPKYEEHHGVQIPDQALELAVRIGERSLPGRNFPDKAIDLIDEAASRVRLNMSVGLPVSENDDGEPMVTREDMEAVINSMGGIYSEETATQLADLDKELQDQVYGQPDAIKALSSALRRARVGLGGRTRVAASFLFVGPSGVGKTFLAKALARSLFGSERALIRVDMSEFQESHSVSKLIGSPPGYVGYEQGGRLTEAVRRQPFSVILLDEIEKAHPDVYNTFLQVLDDGRLTDGLGRTVDFRRTILIMTSNTGFNVGPTVGFSPVTPDNNAPLRNIFTPEFLDRLDEVIRFKSLGEEELVRVAQQLMGEMREELASRELTVTFDPAIASWLVGKLKARGPKHAVGSTRQLRTLVREEIEDGLALELIGNEGEEVRVVLGDDGVQFERGQPAPPQILA
- a CDS encoding electron transfer flavoprotein subunit beta/FixA family protein translates to MKILTLVRQVPDAEARIKIQGQTVDLDGTTVVIDGMDEYGVEEALRLREGGAQVEEIIALAIGPKRNEDALRTALAMGVDRAIHIETDARYDAVSLSAMVAQVAQQEGAGLILVGGQEADWDSQALGAATAERLGWPQLTWTNELKVEGDTLSGRHDVDDGNESFRASLPAVVTTQQGLNEPRYPTLPNIMKAKKKELRKDDPASYPSQSAVRLVGAEIQTRARRNHMIDGKDPQAAAAELLNLLRNEAKVLA
- a CDS encoding carboxymuconolactone decarboxylase family protein; translated protein: MSNEPSSPPARDIIFGDQQARILKRLEGLDDDLAAYIRDFAYDTVYDHPGLDLKTKELIACALLVSLGSPPELRTHLRGALNAGATEAELRSALLMCIPYLGFPRTVAGFEQLRVHLHAGTDHKKGEPASPPVHPEEVEL